GAGCCCCTCGGAGGCTTGCGCTGAGTGCTCCGAGCAGACCATGCAGCCGCACGCGGAGCAGCAGGGGGGCTGCATTGCGGGGCTGGTGGCATAGTGGGGAAGGGGCTGCACTCCCCCCTCCTGACCCAGCAGTCCCAGGGGCAACTCTCCCTGCCTCCCGTTAGCCCGCAGCACTCGGTGGACCAGGGTGCAAGCACACCTGAGATCCCGCTGCGGCTGGTGGGGACGGGTCAGGACCCGCAAATGGCCCACTGTTTATGATGCTGCTGCAGCCCGTTTACTGTGCGATTCCAGACTAATGTGCAAATGAGGCCACCACCAGAGCCGCTGGCGTGGAGAGATGGCCATGCAGAGGGGCCTGAGGGATCCCGTGTCACGTAAATGTTTGCCTTCACCGGCGATTTCACTTCATCAGACCCGAGGCTCCTGCCATCACTCTCTCCCCTCAAAGCTCCGCCTGGCCACACCCACCCGGTGCCAGGGGTGCTCCTTTGGAACCTGTGGCATGGAACATGTGGCGAGGCCCACTGGGGAGACGCCTGCCTGACTCCTGCGGGGCTCAGCACATCAGAGCCTGCAGCGGGACAGGGCCCCGTGCGGGCTGAGGCACACCCTGAACCTGAATGCAGCTTCCTGGCGCTGGAGGCTTTACCAGACCATCCCTACTAAGAAAACCTTCACGTCTGGGAAGTCGTCTATTCCCTTCAGGAATTCAGACTCTTTTATTGAGCAGCAGTTCTGGAGGTATGGACACTGGGCAGACATGGGGGAGACCTGGGGCTCTGGGGACACCACAGCTGCCTCACATAGGACAGCAGGAAAATGAGAAAGCCAGAAGAGTACGGCCGTCAGACTGCCTGTTCTTCACGAGGCCGTGAGCATggcagcaggaggcaggcacGCAGAAGTGGGCGTCTCGTTACTCTGGCTGCTGCTGGATTCCAGGGGTGGGGTGACAGGCACAGTACTGGGCGAGGCTGGGGCCTGACAGCTTACTTGAGGAGCTTTGCCACGTTCAGGCTGGGAACCACAATCTCCTTGAAGATGGGCACGTAGTTTGGGTTTGCCTGCGTCGGGCCCTGCTCCAGCGTCTCAATGATGGTCTGCTTCATGTCCCGGTTGGTATCCCCTCGCATGGCCAGCAGTGCACCAATGTGCTCATCCCTGTAGGCACGGGGACACCGGGGACATGTCAGGCTGTGCTCCAAAAGCCGCTCACCCCCCATGCTCCACTCAAACTGCCCCCAAGGCTTGCCAGGCCCAGCCTGGCCAATTCTGAGGCCCTGGAGCAGGGTGGACCACCACGGACCACAGGTGTGGGCCCCTCATCATGATAGGAGAGAAACCTCCATCCTCCTCTCACTACGGTCTTTTCTTCAACCAACAGTCACAGAGTTGTTTAAACTCTGCTCTCCTAGATCTTCAACAGTCTAAACAGGGCCAGAGGCCCCTGGAGAGCACAAAACTGCCAGTCCCTTCTGGTGACAGCAAGCCCAGACGCTGGCTGAGGCAGGTGCTGTCCTGAGGAGGTTCAAGGCTTCCTTCTCTGAATCCACAGCACAAGATGAGCTTCCTGGAGTCCCTGTGCTCTGCCACCATTCCCCGCCAGTGCACGGAGTGCGGTGATGCCCCACCTGCACtgggccccctgctccccacctgtgctgACACTGGGAGGTGCGTGGACCAACGCTGGGGTCCCAGGGGCCCCAGGTCCAGCAGCAGGGCTAGGGAAGCAGAGAAACACGGATGCGTCTGTTACTGTTCTCTGCAGGCGCTCTGCTCCTGGCCATGTTCCACACAGCCTGCTCTCCCAGGTCAGGTGTGACCCCAGTGCTGCTCACACCTGACGGTCAGGCCCCACAACCTTTCTCAGTGGCCCTAGGAATGAGCTTACCGCCCCATTCCATGAATTCTAGCTGACACGGATGGCACGTGGGCCTTTACCTGATGTCTGGGTATTTGCTGACCAGAGTGGAGACTTCTAGGTAGAGCAGAGATGGGTCTGTCAGCTTAATAACTTCTGCGATGGCCACAATGGTGTCACAGTGTCCATCTGCATCCTCACCAAACCCCTGGAAGACAGCGTGCGCACAGCTGCCGAGCACCGTGAGGGGATACAGGCCACGTCTCTGTTGAATGTTGTGACCCAGGTGGCCGCCAAAGGCTCAGGATTGGCCCACAGGGGAGCTGTCCTGCATATCCTCAGCAGAGATGCTTTGAAGGTGGGGCAGGCAGCCCACGGAGGCAGGAGCAGTCTGGCCAGAGCAGCCCCCATGAGGCTGGGAGCTACGCCCTAGAAGCTACCACCAGCCACAGGGAGGACACACTGGTCATTCAATCCCTGACATGACTGGCCCTGATGGGCTGGATTCAACAGCCCCTGGGGGAAACAGAGCCAAGGCAGCACTCACCGAGGCCAGCTTCCGGAATAGGAGGCGGAGCTGCGAGGCCTCCTGGACCATCCTCTCAGCGCCCTCCTTGCGCTCCTCTGCGCTGCGGAAGGAGATGCGCTTCTGCATGACGGCCCGCAGGTACTCCAGCACCACGCGCCGCTGTGCCTCTGCAGTCATCCTCTGCAGACAAAAACGGGGTCAGCAGGCAGGCCAAACACCTCACTGagacccccaccccgcccccatccACAGACAGCAGAACCTGAAGGAGCACATGGGTGGTTAAGTTATTCACTAGGCTTCTTGCCAGAAGCAGTAAAAGTGGTGACTGTCATACCAGACAAGCCCCGCGGGGAGGGCCGCGCGCACGGGCTCCTCAGCACCAACTATGAAATCAACAAACCAAACgtttaaggaaataaatggtgGCACCAAAAACTGTACCAGCAACAGACTAGAGGGTAGCGCCTGGACTCGTGAACAGCCAATAGCCTTGGGCGCCCGAGGGGTCAGTCAGTCTGGTTCCAATCACCAGCTCACCCTACAGGTACCACTTTCACTGGCAGGGTCACaagaatttcctttaaaacaaGGACTCAAATGAGGCCTGTATTGGGTCCAAGTCACCACAGGACAAGAAGACACGAAAGTGTGAGAAACAGAGATGAAAACAGTGTCCCTGCTGACACAATACAAGCGCCTACAGAGATCTGAAAGGATCCCGAGACAAATCCTAGAAATAATCAGAACATTCTGAGCACGAGGTCAGTATATCAAAACCACTTCCTGTAAGCCAGGAAAAAACATTCGCAaagtctgactttttaaaatctatcacttgtgggcatctgggtggctcaatgattgagcttttgccttcagctcaggacgtgaccccggggttctgggattgagtcccgcagggagcctgcttctccctctgacaaataaaatcttaaaaaataaataaatgtctcacTTGTTAGAGCAATAACAGCAAGTGCCGCCTAATGCCCGGAAGATCCATGATGCCCAAGCCCTGTGGGAGGAAACGTCCCTTCGGGGAAGCCCCAGGGGATGACACAGCCGAGGCCCGCAGGGACTCTGGGCATCTGCAGCAGGGATCCTAGATCCTCCAGGGCCACAAAGAGAAGAGCCCTGGGGCTTCTGCTGGAGTGGACAAAAGCTGGCAGCCTGCCAGTGCCCTGGACACAGATCCTAGGGAGGGAACCGCTGCTCGTCCTTGGTCCAGAGGCATGGCCCCCAGCTTCCCTTCTAGGTGTCCTCGGGGCTGGTGGGGAGGTCTCTAGCACAAGCGAGGCCTGGGTCTGTGGCCATGTGTCCAGGAGGGTTTGGTGCGGTGTCAGGGGGCAGTAAGGTTAagtgagcagcagcagcattacCTGCACCTGGCTTACCTTCACATACTCCTGTCTCATGTCTCCCGGGGTTAATAAAACCACCTGTGAATGTCCACTCATGGAAGAACCAACTGGACACTGAGTTCCACACAAGGTGCCGGGGGGGCTCTGGCCTGCAGGTGAGCTCACAACCACATGACTGTATCCACACTCTTACCTTTCTATACGGCTTCTTAATTTTGGCAAAATCACTGAAATAATCTTCCACAGTAACGCAAATAATGTCCACGGCATTGGATCCTAACAGCCACTTCCTTGTCATCAGCTCACTGAGATGTTGctgaaaagaacacagaaaatgtCACCTGTACACCGTCCCTGAGTCACGTGTACCTAGGAGGAAGGTGCCACAGAGCCTCAGGGACATCATGTGGCAGTGATACACACGTGAAACCTCCACTGGTGTGTAACCGGCAAACACGTGCCATAACTGTTGAGACAGTCATCAACACTACTTCCGTGACGAGCTGGCATTCACTGAGGACATCTGTCTGTACATACCTGCCTTTATTGTTTAAGTATGTTATATGGATATCCTGCAATTTATTTACCCAGTCCTGATGGACACCAAAACCTGTTCACATTTTGCAATGAAAAACAACACTGCAACTAATCTGTGCATTTCTGCAGGTGAGAGTCCTGAAAGTATAACTGCTCGGTCAACAAGTACTCGAACTAAAACCCTGCAAACTTTCCACACTGCCCTCCAAAACTGACAGCCTCAGTCCGACAGAGAACACACGATGGCATCTCTGTTCCCACACCTGCAAAACACCTGCCACCCCATGAAGCAACAGAGCACACTTGGTGTGTTTGTCTCTGAAGATCAGAAGACCAAGTGTGCTGTTTTCCCATTTAGGACATTTGTAGCCCCTTTTCTGTGAAAAGGCCTACTCATGTCCTTTATctactttttttgttattgtttttttttattctgaaataatttcaaatgaattCATTTCATGTGTTTTCTAAACCATCTGTGAGAAAATTACAGCCCTCACAAAATGATCCCACCACTCAGCTACTTCCTTCCCAGCAGGACCTCTGGTGACTGCCCCTGCATCTACATAATGCTAAACCcctttttgtatttctgaaataaatcttgTTTCTTGGTGTATCATGCCTTTGATAGGATGCTAAATGCATTTTGTTAATGACTCGGTTTTGTATTTTTACTCGAAGCTGAGACTGGTCCATGTGATGTGTGTTCGCATTCCAGTATCAATAATTTGCTCATGACTATACTGTCTTCTACATATGTGTTTCCATTTTGTAATCCACTGAGCAGATCagtccctttaatatttcctgGCAATCTGACCAACTACCCCAGAAGGACCTCAAGTGAGCCTGTGTCACACAAGGCTCACATCGCAGGGAAGCAAAGGCCCGTTAACAGTGAGAGACGTGAACTGCAGCGTCCGCTCTGCTCAGGCACAGGGTACGTCGCAGAGGGCACACAGGATGGAAACACTGTTTTCAGCCTGGAAATGAAGCAGCAAAGAGCCAGACCCCACCTCCAGGTCCAGGAAGACCTCCTCCAGTAGGCTGCTGCAGCCCGCCTTTGCAATGGCGTCCAGAATCCCATCCATGCTCGGTTGGCTCAGAGACACGCCTTCTTCCACGTCACTTTTCAAATACTTCCTTTTTAAACTGACTATGGATTCTCTGTAAGGAAAGAGTTGAGGCTCGGTGAAGCGGCTGAGTCTCCTTACCTCCCACTCTCTTGCTCTTGGGTCACTCTGTCACTGCGGTCACTTACTTAAAGGTCTGGCAATTGTTGATGATAGCAATCATGTACTGGACGTAGCAGTGTGGGTGCTGCCGATTCCGCAGGTGCTCTTCTTTGTATGACTGCGCTTCCTCTTTGTATCTGAGAACACAGAGCCCCCCCAGCAAGACTCTCagtaagggggcacctgggggtgtACCAGAAACCAGGACGACATTGCACCTGATAAATACATCTGGCACTACTAGGATCTGGCCAGgtgcatctttaaaaataaaatagatttttggaTAATCTGTACAAATGAAAAATCAGGGAAGCTGATCATTCTAAATGGattactgaaaataaattttataacagGCTTTGAAGTATGATTCAGTATTCcgattatataaatattttgaagtatcTGTGAGCAGAGAATTATAGAACACTACAATGCACTGTACATATGTTTAAAAGACCTTAAAAAAGGAGCAAACAAAACTGGCAATTAAAGGGAAATTATTACGTACTCTACCTTTCTGTCCGTGTGGTTCAGGAAATCAAAGTTTTGGGGTTGATGAGAAAGATTTCCTTGTTCTCTTAACAAAATGACTAAGGCCATGATCCCCAGGTGCATCAGTGATGGGGACCCTGGGTCTCTAGGGCAGGACAGAGGGAAATGCACTGTGTGATGTACTGCAATGTGGAGCATGCACATGGCCTATGGAGGGTTCTTGCAAAACAGTGAATCCCACAAGCCTTTAGATCTAGCCAACATGTGGCTTACAGGCAGATGGCCATTAGGGATAGACAAGAAGTGCTGGGCACTACTAGATAATCAGCTGAAGGAGGGGCGAGGCCATACTCCTGCACCCAAGACCTGGGAGCCCAGAGGACCCCACACACTGCAGACCTGCTGCCAGCCCAGTCTCAATGTATAACTAGAAAAAGGGTCTGAAACCACTGGGGAAACCCACATGTAAACTTGGTGCAGAGGACCCTGAGGTCCAAGTTAGAACAGGGAATGACATGCCCAAATGGGATCTGCTTTAAAGTActtgtgggggcggggggagtgcaGATGAGGGTGCTTTAAAAAAGGAACAGCTTTTTAAGGGAGATGAGGGGTCAAGGTTTTTTACGCCATTCTTTCTGCTGCTGTGTTGAAAATCTTCAGGGAGGAGTCAAAGGGAGGGGCATCCTGAAGCCACACCTAGCCCCCTGGGAGGGCCCACTTCCACTGAAGGAgtccctcccaggccctgggcagtgcagatgaggaaagaaaggaagcctCTGTCTGGAGGCCCAGCAGGCCCATCTGGGCTCTCAGGAGAACAGTGAATCCATTCCAAAGGAGGATGGTAAAAAATGGCTTGTTTCAAAATACCAAAGGTCATGCAGCACATCCAgacttaaaagcatttttttaatatcaggCATATTAAGAccaaaattttgcttttaaaaagttttaaaaacatatacttTCTAGATGAGCACACTGTCAAAAATACATACCTACTCAGGAAAGAGTTCATTTGCTGAAGACACAAAACGAGTACCTTTGTTTTCAAATCTTCACTTATCTGAGCAGCAACTTGAAGATTCTGTTCGAACATCTAGAAATTGGAGAATTTATGAATTCTAATATAAACTCACAAAGGTGCAAGTTCCCCATTATGTAAAACCCCTATCTGCCAAGTGCTATACtacaaattcagaaagaaaaaaaaaaaaaaaaaagaaaaaagaaaccactcaAAAACTAACAAGTTAGATAAACCTTCTCACCAGGTGAAAAGACCCAAGTGAATCACTTCCTAATTACCTGCAAACAGGCTGGTCTCCACAAAGAGGGAAAGCTGACAGGGACACGGGGCCCAGGGAGGTCGGGTGCAGCTGGGGTCAcatgggtgccaggggctgggctgtgATTTGTGACGCGGATTCCTTATGAAGCACTAGGAGCTGAGAGGAGCCATAGGTGGAGAGGTGGAGAAGCACCAGAAGGCCCAGTTCACCCCAGGCCTGTGGTACGTGTTCTGTCATGACACCAGTttccaaaataaaggaaagggTCAGGCCCCACCTGCTGCTAAGGGGTCACCCAGATAGATGCCCACAGTGCTCACTTGTGCCCAGCTGGCACCCAAATATATTCCAGTGACATGGTCCCATCAAGGATTAGAAGATGGCTCAGCCCTCTTCCTGCCAGAAACCTTCCTCCAGGAAGAAAAGCCAACAGGCCAGAAGGAAGGACAGTAAGAAGCTGGAGGACACCCTGGGTGCCAGGCATCAAGAAGTAAACGCACCATAAGAAGGCATGATTACTGTGAAAATATATAGGGCTCTCGCCCAGCTTATATCCAATCAGGTGGCATTTTTAGGACAAATCTCAGCCACTTACAACATCAGAAAACATCAAACAACCAAACTCAAATCTGAGCATAGCATGCAAATAACATGGAATTAGGTTCTAATTCAAATTCAAACATTTTAGGAAAACTAGAGTAACTCTGGGCAAAACTGCTTAGCACTGGTGTCCCTCGATGTCTCCTgcttcagagagagaggggcctCAGGCATCAGGTGGGGCTCCCTCTGTCTTTATAATGGAGGGAGGCACTCATGATCATTTGTAAAACCCACAGACCCCAGGAGCAATCCAGCAATGAACCCCAGAAGTACAGGATGGTACCTGGAAGACGATGGCAGGGAGTGTCGTCTGGTAGTACCCATCCTGGTCCGCTTCGGGCTCTGTCTCTTTTATCCAGTCTTTCTTGTCTGTTTCTAGTGCTTTCCGCAGCCAGGCAATGATGTTTGACTAAAGAAGTTTAGCATTGcaggaaaaggaagaacagaacaGGCCCCCTGAGGCAATGCACACAGCATCTCTCTGCAATGTAGCAGCGGTAACCAAACTCAGGGCCCTGGGAGTTCCTGTTTCCAAACCAGGGGATGCCAGGGAAGCCATCCCACAAGCTGCCTCCACTGATCACCTTTCGGATGAGCAGCACTGAAGGAGGCCAGGCTGACAGGCCTTCAGCAGGCCTGTCCATGGAAGACCACACAGCCCTCCCCTGctgcccagtgtgaggctcagcATCTCAGAATGCTGTCTGCTGCTCAGGCACACTCTGTCCTAGGAAGCAGACCCTGACCTCCTCATGTCACTCGTAGACCATCTGGAGGTCACAGGAGAGGAGGGGGCCTTAGGCCTCCTGTGCCACCCTCTCAATCAGCTCTTAAGATGCTGGCAGGCACCACTGCCCATGGACAGGCTCACCACTGTAGCCAGATGTGGTTTCTGTACCTATGGAACACACGCCCCATTCTCCAGATCCAGGGCCAGAGAATGAGCCACCCTCTCCACTAACTGGCCAACACACATTTCAAGACCCAATTTCCCAGAACCAGAGCCCACATATCCTTCGGAAGCCGACATCAAAGCAGGTTTCTCCCCCGCATTCTGTGACCGACGGGGCCTCGGTTTTGGTGTGACCTAGAGAGCCCACACAGCGTGGCTGGGCACACACTGCTCTACTCACAGTGAGAGTTGACATGTACGTGTCAAGCAGCTCAGAGACCACATCTGGGGAAAGCAAAGGCTCCAGGGTGCTGACATCCACTTCCGGGGCCAGCTCCATGTTCCCCATCATCTCTCCACTGCGGCAAAACCAGGGATGACAAAGAATAATTACTGGGCAGACAAAATGCTTAGCTAAGCGTTGCTATTTCTTTTGACACACAAATGCCCAACCACCCTCAACACTGTGTCAGGAAGGGGAAGTGGCCCCCTGGGGAGAGCACTGGGCAAGATGTGGCCACACAAGGCACCTCTGTCCCTTGTTCTCAGCCCCACTGCATCCACATCACACAGGAAAGAAAGCCCGTGGCGGGGAGGTCAGCTTGGTCTGACCCTGGGGAAGGCCAGGGCCTGGCAAAACCTAGGTGACAAGTACACAGGCTCTGGCAAACAAGGGAATGGAACACGAGCACCCTGATTCAGAAATGTGTGCGCTGAAGAGAATGCTGCTGATCCCTGTGCTTCTTAACAGAGCACGAGTCAGCAGAAAGCATTAACGCGTTCAGGCAACTGTGCTTAAGAAGACAGGGATGTGGACGGAGTTTCAGAAGAAAGTAGCCATGAAAAGCAGTTAATATCTGTGTGTGGTTGGGTTCAGAAAATTCACATGCCTTTTGCTATATTCCCTAAACACATATTCACAACCTAACATGGAGTCCTAACAACTGGTCCACTATCTGTAAGAAATACAAGGTATTCTGGAGAGTGAAGGCATTCCATAAGATTTTGCAAGTATCAAAACACTATTCACTCAACCTACATTTTCACCCAAGAACCTTAATTCAGTGTGAAATGCTTCTAGTATGAAAGTAGTTCAGTTTTTCCCACAAGAAAGTCCAAATGCTAGAAAGTGATGGCCAGTATGCAGCAGTCCACacacagaaaaacacacaaaactcaGACACAAAACTGTGCACACCAACAAATGCACACCCAGTGTGGTGGCCGGAGCAGGGACGAGGGCCCAGGGCTAACTCTACTCCTGCTCCCCACCCGCTGGTCAGGTAAACGACGGGTGCGAACCCCGGCACCCCAGTTTCCTCAAGCACAGAACAAAGATGATCTAACCTTCCTCATCAGGTAACGTGACATGGAGGCCTacacagagaagggaaaggatggGAAGTGGTGATCACTCTGACTCATGGGCTGGGTGAGAGCAGGGCCGGGGAGATAGCACCCAGGCCTGGCACAGTGAAGCTGCAAACGTGCCAGTAACCACCATCATCATGAGGGAGAGGTAATTTCTCCTATTTTCTTATGTTGAGACGTACACATTCTCTACTATAACAAGTTACCAAAATACAAACTAAACACTCCAAATCTTATTGCCAAAGTAGGAGGTTTAATGAATTTCTGCACACAAGCAAGAAGTCAGactaaaaataattccaataCAGCAATGTATACTGTTCTCTATTCTCAAAACCCTGCAAATCAAAATGCACCGTCTCCTTAGCTAGCCAACCTTAAAAAATGTCAGAGTACCCCACCATCGCCTCGATTCTCAAACCCAACCTCACACTAATAAAAGTACAAAATAGCTCATGTCCCTTTTGTGAAGTGACAAAAACCTCAAGGCTGAAATGCAAAAAGAACAGACTGTCCTAGGGTACTGGTGAGAAGAAAGCAAACAGGGGCACTGGAAGCTAGGAGGAGGGAGCCTCTGTCTCCTCACCCATCCAATGGGGTGAAACCATATACTCGGTGCCACCAGGAGGACGACGGGAGTTAGTGCATAGTGGCACCTGGGGTCATAGGAAGGCCCAAGGCTGAGCTGCTCGACAGAGATGGGACATCAAGGGCAGGGGCACCACAAGAACACCAGAGGCTGGGACCTGACCTCAAGAGTAAGCCCACAGATGGATCAGAAGACTTTCAGcagcaaaaaacaaacagggtACTGAGCATACGCTAGAGGAGTCCGTTCTACATAACAAGTACAGAAGCACACCCAGACACACCTCGTGTACGTGTTTAAAACCCACGTCAATAGGCTCACGATCTCATTGGCTTCCAGGTCTTCAGACGCAAGTTCCTGCATCCGCGTGCTCAGGGCCTGGTGATACATGCTCAGGAGGTTTTTGAAGATCTCATAATGGGGAGGGAAACACTGAACCATCAGGTTTTTGGCAATGATGAGGTCATCTAGGACGTACTTTCTTATGATTTCCAGGTGGCGGACAAGCCACATCTTGTCGGACTCCCTGGTATCTGCCTGGGTACCCTCAATTCTCGTAGTCACAGTTCTGTCCAAGATGATAAACATCTTCTCCTTCCAATTCTTGGGCCTCCCGGGAGGAACAAAACTAGTTTGCTTTTTTCGATCAAGTATGCGCCTGtcaattttttcttccctttcgaTAATTCTAACAACTGAAACAAGCAAGGTGGGGTCACGGCGAACAGTGACCAGCGACCTCTGCAGCACCATCCAAAGCTGCTTGGCTAGCTCGTCTGAGAGCCCCTGCGTGCTCCCAAAGTAGCTGTGGATAAGGGTCATGTCACGAGTATTTCCACTGTCCATGCGGTACTGCTCATACATCAGCCCATCCCGGGAGCACTCCAGGTCCATCAGCTTCCGATGCGCTTGCAGGAGTGCCCCTTGTTCTATGAGGTCCTGGGTCTCTCTCACAATCTCGGGCACTAGGGAAAAGGCACAAGAGGGCACTGTGAAAAACCACACAAGGCTGTGCTGGACGCTGGCAATGGCAGAGGAGGGAACCTGCTACCCAGCCAGACAGCATTTTCACTGGCAAAATCTGAGTAACTATTCTGTAACTGTGCAGTCTGCAGAAGGCAGGCCACTTCCAGGAGAAGGCTTGGCCGTAAGTTGCACTGACTTTTGGTCACTTTCAGCTCTTAGCACAGGAgcttcccagccccagcccaccaTGCATTCCTGAAGCAGCGTGCACCCATCTTGAGGGAACCAGAGAGAGCAAAAAGGAGCACGTCTTCCAAATACTGGGGATCTGGCTGCTGCCTCCAATCAGGGAGATGCAGACATAGTGGTGGAACCCATTGTTACTGCACTCAGGCTACCCATGCTGTAAACTCCTTGCCC
This Canis lupus baileyi chromosome 31, mCanLup2.hap1, whole genome shotgun sequence DNA region includes the following protein-coding sequences:
- the EXOC3 gene encoding exocyst complex component 3, encoding MKETDREAVATAVQRVAGMLQRPDQLDKVEQYRRREARKKASVEARLKAAIQSQLDGVRTGLSQLHNALNDVKDIQRSLADVSKDWRQSINTIESLKDVKDAVVRHSQLAAAVENLKNIFSVPEIVRETQDLIEQGALLQAHRKLMDLECSRDGLMYEQYRMDSGNTRDMTLIHSYFGSTQGLSDELAKQLWMVLQRSLVTVRRDPTLLVSVVRIIEREEKIDRRILDRKKQTSFVPPGRPKNWKEKMFIILDRTVTTRIEGTQADTRESDKMWLVRHLEIIRKYVLDDLIIAKNLMVQCFPPHYEIFKNLLSMYHQALSTRMQELASEDLEANEIVSLLTWVLNTYTSGEMMGNMELAPEVDVSTLEPLLSPDVVSELLDTYMSTLTSNIIAWLRKALETDKKDWIKETEPEADQDGYYQTTLPAIVFQMFEQNLQVAAQISEDLKTKVLVLCLQQMNSFLSRYKEEAQSYKEEHLRNRQHPHCYVQYMIAIINNCQTFKESIVSLKRKYLKSDVEEGVSLSQPSMDGILDAIAKAGCSSLLEEVFLDLEQHLSELMTRKWLLGSNAVDIICVTVEDYFSDFAKIKKPYRKRMTAEAQRRVVLEYLRAVMQKRISFRSAEERKEGAERMVQEASQLRLLFRKLASGFGEDADGHCDTIVAIAEVIKLTDPSLLYLEVSTLVSKYPDIRDEHIGALLAMRGDTNRDMKQTIIETLEQGPTQANPNYVPIFKEIVVPSLNVAKLLK